One Amphiprion ocellaris isolate individual 3 ecotype Okinawa chromosome 5, ASM2253959v1, whole genome shotgun sequence genomic region harbors:
- the ptgis gene encoding prostacyclin synthase, producing MLWTIFLLLKGLLILILIYCSRTRQKNEPPLDKGFLPWLGHALEFGKDAAKFLGRMKEKHGDIFTVRVAGHYVTVLLDPNSFDNVLNDTVCFDFSHIKTQLLKRIFRLQLPNVKPTSERKWIKKHFQGLSLFKFSSCMNTHLQNLLLSNHKGCGPSEWRQDGLFSLCYSLLFRAGYLTLFERRDNTAEVYKEFRKFDDLLTKLARCSLKREEMKAANSSRERLWELLSPGCLSGGSQENSWQQSYHRFLQEEGIDAEMQKRAALLQLWTTQCNAGPAAFWLLGFLLTHPEAMEAVKSEIRGLSALQDTSLQHPLISLLEAHSTPVFDSVLSETLRLTAAVMINREVVQDKILRLANGQEYHLRRGDRVCLFPFLSPQMDPQIHQEPQIFKYDRFLNEDMTVKDKFYKDGKMLKYGTMPWGAGRNSCVGKEFAVTTIKQFVFLLLTHLDLEMCNPEAKLTSVNPSRYGFGMLQPDGDLQVRYRLKRTQHEM from the exons ATGCTGTGGACTATATTTCTACTTCTTAAAGGACTGCTTATACTAATTCTCATTTACTGCTCTCGCACAAG acaaaaaaatgagcctCCTCTGGACAAAGGTTTCCTTCCATGGCTTGGACATGCTCTGGAGTTTGGAAAAGATGCTGCAAAGTTTTTGGGCCggatgaaagaaaaacatggagATATATTCACA GTCCGTGTTGCTGGTCATTATGTGACAGTGCTATTAGACCCGAACTCCTTTGATAATGTGCTGAATGACACAGTCTGCTTCGACTTCTCCCACATCAAAACCCAGCTTTTGAAAAGGAtcttcagactgcagctgcCAAATGTCAAACCTACGTCAGAGAGAAAATGGATAAAAAA GCATTTTCAAGGTCTCAGTCTCTTCAAGTTCAGCAGTTGTATGAATACTCACCTTCAGAACCTGCTCCTCAGTAACCACAAAGGCTGTGGCCCTTCAGAGTGGAGACAGGATGGACTCTTTAGCCTCTGTTACAGCCTTCTTTTCAG GGCTGGCTATCTTACATTGTTTGAGAGGAGAGACAATACTGCAGAAGTCTATAAAGAGTTCCGCAAGTTTGATGATCTTCTCACCAAACTGGCTCGCTGCTCACTCAAAAGAG AGGAAATGAAAGCAGCCAACTCATCCCGGGAGCGACTGTGGGAGCTGCTGTCTCCAGGCTGCCtcagcggagggtcgcaggaaAACTCCTGGCAGCAGAGCTACCATCGCTTCCTGCAGGAGGAGGGAATAgatgcagaaatgcagaaaagagCCGCGCTGTTGCAGCTGTGGACCACACAG TGCAATGCTGGACCTGCTGCCTTTTGGCTCCTTGGCTTCCTGCTCACTCACCCCGAGGCCATGGAGGCTGTTAAGTCAGAGATCAGAGGCCTTTCCGCTCTCCAGGATACTTCCCTACAGCATCCCCTTATCAGCTTGCTGGAAGCACACAGCACACCTGTGTTTG ATAGCGTTCTGAGTGAGACCCTACGACTCACCGCTGCGGTAATGATCAACAGGGAGGTGGTGCAGGACAAGATCCTGCGGCTAGCCAACGGACAGGAGTACCACCTCAGACGAGGGGACAGAGTATGCCTGTTCCCCTTCCTCAGCCCTCAGATGGACCCACAGATACACCAAGAACCACAG ATTTTCAAGTATGATCGCTTCCTAAATGAAGATATGACAGTGAAGGATAAATTCTACAAGGATGGGAAAATGCTCAAGTATGGCACTATGCCTTGGGGTGCAGGGAGGAACAGCTGTGTTGGAAAAGAGTTTGCTGTTACAACCATTAAACA ATTTGTGTTCCTGTTACTGACACATCTTGATCTGGAGATGTGCAACCCTGAGGCTAAACTAACATCAGTTAATCCCAGTCGCTACGGCTTTGGGATGCTGCAGCCAGACGGAGATCTGCAGGTCCGATACAGACTGAAGAGGACGCAGCATGAAATGTGA